Proteins from a genomic interval of Lolium perenne isolate Kyuss_39 chromosome 1, Kyuss_2.0, whole genome shotgun sequence:
- the LOC139834139 gene encoding uncharacterized protein: MLQFEHNGEQVTLKVMDTPIQMELAKISVLDLQELMAANEIWAMEVLDPTTEVLVSSDSPDLQAILTEYADVFSKPATLPPHRALDHPITLETTAQPVNSRPYRYSPLQKDEIERYGIISKPLTQFLSKKGFEWNEQADYAFQTLKEAMINTPVLALPNFSIPFVMETDACDTGVGAVLMQKGHPIAYMNEKDYSMEHGIIKWQGRVVIGANLALQTKLIPQLHNTPMGGIQAKHSNTKPAGLLQPLPPPEEPWAEITMDFIEGLPLSEHANIILVVVDRLTKYAHFLALKHPYTASSVAKVYLDNIVKLHGVPLSIISDRDKALYKKEPNFGAFPNISVAEGSAATTDVVDYQMHIDTLRARLLQAQHRMKANADKNRTERQFSIGEQVLLKLQPYAKKSVVNRPYPKLSYKFFGPYVVLERIGEVAYKLQFPSTAKVHPVFHVSQLKPFTPKYTRVFDELPSVPDLAATTIEPEEILERPMVRSGNMVATQVLIKWRGLIREQATWEDYALLKLRVPNAALWDTIGHHIHTEFLNNAPNDGWTPFSWTTREEPPPAGVEACHPLLKKHFFNNRLIANSSKNSGRGSKHQPPGGREYPA, translated from the exons ATGCTCCAGTTTGAGCATAATGGAGAACAAGTTACTCTTAAAGTTATGGACACTCCAATACAGATGGAACTGGCCAAAATATCTGTTTTAGACCTACAAGAATTGATGGCTGCTAATGAGATCTGGGCTATGGAAGTTCTGGATCCCACAACAGAGGTGTTAGTTTCATCTGATTCACCTGACCTGCAAGCTATTCTGACTGAATATGCCGATGTGTTCAGTAAGCCTGCTACCCTACCACCTCACCGTGCTCTTGACCATCCAATTACCTTGGAAACAACAGCACAGCCAGTCAATTCACGTCCATACAGATACTCACCCTTACAAAAAGACGAGATTGAGCG CTATGGAATTATATCAAAACCATTGACTCAGTTTCTTAGCAAGAAGGGATTTGAGTGGAATGAGCAAGCAGATTATGCCTTCCAAACGTTGAAAGAAGCAATGATAAATACTCCAGTGCTCGCCTTGCCGAATTTCTCTATTCCTTTTGTTATGGAGACTGATGCTTGCGACACGGGAGTTGGCGCCGTGCTAATGCAAAAGGGACACCCTATCGCCTACATGA ATGAGAAAGATTATTCGATGGAACATGGCATTATAAAATGGCAAGGGCGTGTTGTTATTGGAGCCAATCTGGCCCTGCAGACAAAACTGATCCCTCAGTTACACAACACACCAATGGGGGGCATTCAG GCAAAACATTCAAATACAAAGCCAGCTGGACTGTTACAACCTTTGCCACCACCTGAGGAACCGTGGGCAGAAATTACAATGGATTTTATAGAAGGATTGCCTCTATCTGAACATGCCAATATTATTCTTGTGGTAGTGGATCGACTGACTAAATATGCTCATTTCTTGGCATTAAAACATCCATATACTGCTTCCTCAGTTGCCAAAGTCTATCTGGACAATATTGTGAAGCTCCATGGTGTTCCCTTATCCATCATTTCCGACCGTGATAAG GCGTTGTACAAAAAGGAGCCTAATTTTGGTGCTTTTCCTAatatttccgtggcggaaggatcAGCCGCAACTACGGATGTTGTTGATTACCAGATGCACATCGACACTCTGCGTGCTAGACTGCTGCAAGCTCAACATCGCATGAAAGCTAATGCAGACAAGAATCGAACTGAACGCCAATTCTCCATCGGTGAGCAAGTCCTGTTGAAATTGCAACCTTATGCTAAAAAATCAGTGGTAAATCGTCCTTACCCGAAGCTTTCATATAAGTTCTTTGGTCCTTATGTTGTGCTGGAACGGATTGGCGAAGTGGCATACAAATTACAGTTTCCTAGCACTGCAAAGGTGCACCCAGTCTTCCATGTGTCGCAGCTGAAACCATTCACCCCCAAATATACTCGTGTTTTTGATGAATTGCCTAGTGTACCTGATTTGGCAGCAACAACCATTGAACCGGAAGAAATTTTGGAGCGCCCAATGGTACGATCAGGCAACATGGTGGCCACTCAAGTTTTGATCAAGTGGCGGGGTTTGATCAGGGAGCAAGCTACTTGGGAGGATTATGCTCTTCTGAAACTTCGTGTTCCTAATGCTGCTCTTTGGGATACC ATCGGACATCACATACATACCGAATTCTTGAACAATGCGCCCAACGACGGATGGACGCCGTTCAGCTGGACAACGCGGGAAGAACCTCCTCCAGCAGGTGTCGAAGCATGCCATCCACTGTTGAAGAAACACTTTTTCAACAACCGCCTTATTGCGAATAGCTCAAAGAATTCAGGACGTGGCAGCAAACACCAGCCACCAGGCGGAAGAGAATATCCTGCGTAA